From Oenococcus sicerae, the proteins below share one genomic window:
- a CDS encoding cation diffusion facilitator family transporter yields the protein MDEENIAQDPRNRKKYWLGISINLIFIIFEVACGLFASSLALVTDAVHNLGDVLGLVISLVAVILLKRKPTKHHTYGFYNTTILAAFINSLILVASLTLIIWESILRLLHPESHVNGGIVAVVALIGVVINGLTAYIFQSGAHGELNERANYWHFVGDALISLCVVIAGVAINFTGWEMIDPLVSILAAVFILRESWNVFISSFDLVTNGVPDGVDEIEVEKYLLSLPEIDKINDMHIWALSTTEIAISAHLQCDQPGDYMKIIDSATEGLRKNFHIDHVTLQLETCNKKHKESTI from the coding sequence ATGGATGAAGAAAATATTGCACAGGATCCTAGGAATAGAAAAAAGTATTGGCTCGGCATTTCGATTAATTTAATTTTTATTATTTTTGAAGTTGCTTGCGGTCTTTTTGCCAGCTCATTGGCCTTGGTTACGGACGCGGTTCATAATTTAGGGGATGTGCTTGGCTTAGTGATCAGTTTGGTGGCGGTGATTTTGTTAAAACGAAAACCGACAAAACATCACACTTATGGTTTTTATAACACAACAATTTTAGCTGCTTTTATTAACTCTTTAATTTTGGTAGCTAGTTTAACGTTGATTATTTGGGAGTCGATTCTACGTTTGCTGCATCCAGAAAGTCATGTGAACGGCGGAATTGTAGCTGTGGTTGCCTTGATCGGTGTCGTGATCAATGGTCTTACCGCCTATATTTTTCAGTCTGGTGCGCATGGCGAATTGAATGAGAGAGCTAATTATTGGCATTTTGTGGGCGATGCACTGATCAGTCTATGTGTTGTTATTGCCGGAGTTGCAATCAATTTTACAGGTTGGGAAATGATTGATCCTTTAGTTTCGATTTTGGCAGCAGTCTTCATACTGCGCGAATCATGGAATGTGTTTATCAGCTCATTTGACTTGGTGACCAATGGCGTACCAGATGGTGTTGATGAAATAGAAGTTGAAAAATATTTGTTGAGCCTGCCTGAAATTGACAAAATAAATGATATGCATATTTGGGCTTTATCAACAACTGAGATTGCGATCTCGGCTCATTTACAGTGTGATCAGCCTGGTGATTATATGAAAATCATTGATTCAGCAACGGAAGGATTGCGAAAAAATTTTCATATTGATCACGTTACTTTACAATTAGAAACTTGCAACAAGAAGCATAAAGAATCAACGATTTAA
- a CDS encoding NAD-dependent protein deacylase — protein sequence MLTNETQKLFDDAQHIVFMTGAGVSTASGIPDYRSKGGLYSTSELDRPEYLLSHTCFQREPERQYKFMKENMYFPNAKANIIHEKMAAFVKAGKARVITQNVDGLHTQLDPTTIEFHGSLYRVYADIDHKPASVHDYLKSMYRAGDQAILRPDITFYEEMPQHVEAAIAAVAEADLVVVVGTSFKVYPFAGLIDYAPSRAVKIAINMEQIQTHIPIKQIIADATQFFAALQLR from the coding sequence ATTCTAACAAATGAGACGCAAAAATTATTTGACGATGCCCAGCACATCGTTTTTATGACTGGCGCTGGTGTTTCAACAGCTTCCGGAATTCCAGATTATCGCAGCAAGGGCGGCTTATACTCGACCAGCGAGCTAGATCGGCCAGAATATTTATTGAGTCATACTTGTTTTCAGCGTGAACCGGAACGGCAATATAAATTTATGAAAGAAAATATGTACTTTCCGAATGCCAAAGCGAACATCATTCATGAAAAAATGGCTGCCTTTGTTAAAGCCGGAAAAGCTCGTGTGATCACACAAAACGTTGATGGTCTGCACACGCAATTGGATCCGACCACAATTGAATTTCATGGTTCTTTGTATCGTGTTTACGCGGATATTGATCATAAACCTGCTAGCGTACATGACTATTTGAAATCAATGTATCGAGCAGGCGATCAGGCTATTTTACGGCCGGATATTACCTTTTACGAAGAAATGCCCCAGCACGTTGAAGCGGCAATTGCTGCAGTTGCAGAAGCTGATCTAGTTGTGGTTGTTGGCACGAGTTTTAAAGTTTATCCTTTTGCCGGTCTAATTGATTATGCGCCATCTAGAGCTGTGAAGATTGCAATCAATATGGAACAGATCCAAACACATATTCCGATCAAACAAATCATTGCTGATGCCACGCAATTTTTTGCTGCCCTGCAACTGCGTTAA
- the ppcA gene encoding phosphoenolpyruvate carboxylase → MNKITRRIPNIMGTQHPDNASVPFFKQSRSPFISAYKEVDEAFSNFSTLDTDEYMWDWEGKHADSAVIDRLYSEHYAYFKKNQLGRDKFLTFRLPNIWEEKGYSLMQAMATILSAEDFAKDLAFDQRPLFEAILPMAQTAEQLIEIEDKFAKLANFKSAEFTSGSNNTARLDMIPLFEGFDTQLNAPQILKKYLALYEKTFNRPLEYLRVFLAGSDSALSNGFMNSIIGNKLALTRLAEFSDQVDLPVFPIAGTGSTIFRGGLSPRWIKRYLEEFPGLKTATVQSAFRYDYPTDQVKSAIKELRTGLQSSQPVSMTAAEQTILINVAEKSAHYYHETLDQLIVDLQPIFDAFPKRRDRRQHVGILGYSRQVDGYKMPRAITFTGSLYSIGVPPEFIGFGRALMSLNAKELAIFIQHYPNLKHDFTHLARYISQDALASLSAKNPAWLEVKKDIDDMQAILQFEIGPQNAKEEENDRLAFDLVKVIDAPTRTLLIEKQALLRGFLG, encoded by the coding sequence ATGAATAAAATTACAAGAAGGATTCCCAACATAATGGGTACACAGCACCCTGACAATGCCAGTGTGCCTTTTTTCAAACAAAGCCGCAGTCCTTTTATTTCCGCCTACAAGGAAGTAGATGAAGCCTTTAGTAATTTTTCCACCCTTGATACGGATGAGTACATGTGGGATTGGGAAGGCAAACATGCGGATTCTGCGGTAATCGATCGTTTGTACTCCGAACATTATGCTTATTTTAAGAAAAATCAACTTGGCCGTGACAAGTTTTTGACCTTTCGACTGCCGAATATTTGGGAGGAAAAAGGTTATAGTCTCATGCAGGCTATGGCCACAATTCTCTCGGCCGAAGATTTTGCCAAAGATTTAGCTTTTGATCAGCGGCCATTGTTTGAAGCTATTTTACCAATGGCTCAGACTGCCGAGCAGTTAATTGAAATTGAAGATAAGTTCGCCAAACTCGCTAACTTTAAATCTGCTGAATTTACAAGCGGATCAAACAATACTGCGCGGCTCGATATGATACCGCTATTTGAAGGCTTTGATACCCAATTGAATGCACCTCAGATTTTAAAAAAATATCTTGCACTTTATGAAAAAACTTTTAACCGCCCGCTTGAATATCTCAGAGTCTTTTTAGCTGGTTCTGATTCAGCCTTGAGTAACGGCTTTATGAATTCGATCATTGGCAATAAACTGGCCTTAACGCGCCTAGCTGAATTTTCTGATCAGGTTGATTTGCCAGTTTTCCCAATTGCGGGAACAGGATCAACTATTTTTCGTGGTGGTTTATCACCACGCTGGATTAAGCGCTACCTAGAAGAGTTTCCTGGTTTGAAAACGGCTACGGTTCAATCGGCTTTTCGTTACGATTATCCGACCGATCAAGTTAAATCAGCGATCAAGGAGCTGCGCACCGGTCTACAAAGCAGCCAGCCGGTTTCTATGACTGCTGCTGAACAAACTATTTTGATCAATGTTGCAGAAAAGTCAGCTCATTACTATCACGAGACACTTGATCAGCTGATTGTCGATCTGCAGCCTATTTTTGATGCCTTTCCAAAACGGCGTGATCGCCGTCAGCATGTTGGCATATTGGGTTATTCAAGGCAGGTTGACGGTTATAAAATGCCTCGAGCGATCACCTTTACAGGCAGTCTTTATTCAATTGGTGTTCCACCAGAATTTATAGGCTTTGGTCGTGCGTTAATGAGCCTAAATGCAAAAGAATTAGCAATCTTTATTCAGCATTATCCGAATTTGAAACATGATTTTACTCACTTAGCTCGTTATATTAGTCAAGATGCCTTAGCCAGTTTAAGTGCCAAAAACCCAGCTTGGCTCGAAGTTAAAAAAGATATTGACGATATGCAGGCTATTTTACAGTTTGAGATCGGTCCCCAAAACGCCAAAGAAGAAGAAAATGATCGACTGGCTTTCGATCTTGTTAAAGTCATTGATGCACCGACCAGAACGCTTTTGATCGAGAAACAAGCGCTTTTAAGAGGATTTTTGGGTTGA
- a CDS encoding hydroxymethylglutaryl-CoA reductase, degradative yields MTKFYEKNYQDRLMEVTPDKDLSGVFEKHADLNHEKLIENYLTDFSTPVGILRKLRIDGRDYVIPMATEEASVIAAANNAAKYLPNIQTVYQTNLRFGQILVIGDFDRLSALYAENKNNWQGIADAAYPSIVKRGGGLKQIHFRQMDGSHFSFDLLIDTQDASGANIVDTIAEALVEELRSQKVDVVAAIVSNLPTTSMTELKTLVSGIDDHTAERIAELSHFSMIDLHRAATDNKGFLNGASAVVMATGNDWRAFEAGAHAYAAIDGSYKALTSWTINSQDQLIGRVKLPVALGIVGGTIDQLPTAQANLKLLHASSANELAKAVVATGLAQNFAALKALVTQGIQKGHMKMQHRAIGEAHE; encoded by the coding sequence ATGACGAAATTTTATGAAAAAAATTACCAAGACAGATTGATGGAAGTTACGCCAGACAAGGATTTGTCCGGCGTTTTTGAAAAACATGCTGATTTAAATCATGAGAAATTGATTGAAAACTATTTAACTGATTTTTCAACGCCAGTCGGTATTTTGCGCAAACTTCGAATCGATGGTCGAGATTATGTGATTCCTATGGCCACTGAAGAGGCCAGCGTCATCGCGGCTGCTAATAATGCTGCGAAATATTTGCCGAATATTCAAACTGTTTATCAAACAAACTTGCGTTTTGGACAGATTTTGGTTATCGGTGATTTTGATCGTTTAAGTGCTTTATATGCAGAAAATAAAAATAACTGGCAAGGAATCGCTGATGCTGCATATCCTTCGATCGTTAAACGCGGTGGTGGGCTGAAGCAGATCCATTTTCGTCAAATGGATGGTAGCCACTTTTCTTTTGATTTATTGATCGATACGCAAGATGCGTCTGGTGCTAATATTGTTGATACGATCGCAGAAGCTTTAGTTGAAGAACTGCGTTCGCAAAAAGTCGATGTTGTGGCCGCAATTGTTTCCAACCTGCCGACAACTAGCATGACAGAACTCAAAACACTTGTGTCAGGCATTGATGATCACACGGCTGAAAGAATTGCTGAACTGTCACATTTTTCTATGATCGATTTACACCGAGCGGCTACTGATAATAAAGGTTTTTTAAACGGTGCTTCGGCAGTGGTGATGGCCACTGGCAATGATTGGCGGGCATTTGAGGCTGGTGCCCACGCCTATGCGGCAATTGATGGCAGCTACAAAGCCCTGACATCGTGGACGATCAATTCACAAGATCAATTAATCGGTCGTGTCAAATTGCCTGTGGCACTGGGAATTGTTGGTGGCACGATTGATCAATTGCCGACGGCACAAGCGAATTTGAAGTTACTGCATGCATCATCCGCCAACGAACTGGCTAAGGCTGTTGTGGCGACTGGCTTAGCCCAGAATTTCGCTGCTTTAAAAGCACTAGTGACACAGGGTATCCAAAAAGGACACATGAAAATGCAGCATCGTGCAATAGGAGAAGCTCATGAATAA
- the trpS gene encoding tryptophan--tRNA ligase: protein MTKEIYLTGDRPTGKLHIGHYVGSLKNRVVMQNSGDYDPFVMIADTQAFTDNARDPKKIRDSLTEVALDYLAVGLDPKKTTIFVQSQIKGLFELTSYYMNLVTVARLQRNPTVKAEIQQKSFGESIPAGFFTYPVSQAADITIFRAKKVPVGDDQEPMIEQTRELVRSFNNAYHTDILVEPEGVFPEKGLGRIPGIDGDAKMSKSLGNAIYLSDDADTVAAKVKQMYTDPKHVAVDDPGHVEGNVVFTYLDIFDPDTKQVADLKAQYTHGGLGDMKLKKYLIEVLESELKPIRERRMAFAQDIPAILQMLKDGSDHANKIAEATMKEVRQAIGVNYFAGLK, encoded by the coding sequence ATGACAAAAGAAATATATTTGACTGGCGACCGCCCAACTGGCAAGCTCCATATTGGACATTATGTTGGTTCTTTAAAAAACCGCGTTGTCATGCAGAATTCTGGTGATTATGATCCTTTTGTCATGATTGCCGACACGCAAGCTTTTACAGACAATGCCCGTGATCCAAAAAAAATTCGAGATAGTCTCACAGAGGTTGCTTTGGATTATTTAGCAGTTGGCCTAGACCCGAAGAAAACAACTATTTTTGTGCAATCTCAAATTAAGGGTTTATTCGAATTAACCAGTTATTACATGAATCTAGTGACAGTGGCTCGTTTACAAAGGAACCCAACTGTTAAAGCCGAAATTCAACAAAAATCCTTTGGCGAATCAATTCCAGCCGGATTCTTTACTTATCCTGTCAGCCAGGCAGCTGATATCACAATTTTTCGTGCAAAAAAAGTACCGGTCGGTGACGACCAAGAACCGATGATCGAACAGACGCGTGAGTTAGTTCGTTCCTTTAATAACGCTTATCACACTGACATTTTAGTTGAGCCGGAAGGTGTTTTTCCAGAGAAAGGACTAGGCCGGATTCCCGGTATTGATGGCGATGCTAAGATGTCGAAATCTCTAGGAAATGCCATTTATTTGTCAGATGACGCAGATACTGTCGCCGCTAAAGTTAAACAAATGTACACTGATCCCAAACATGTCGCTGTGGATGATCCTGGACATGTCGAAGGCAATGTTGTGTTTACTTATTTAGATATTTTTGACCCTGATACAAAACAAGTAGCTGATTTAAAAGCACAGTACACGCATGGCGGATTGGGTGACATGAAGCTAAAGAAGTACTTGATTGAAGTTTTGGAAAGTGAATTAAAACCAATTCGTGAACGTCGAATGGCATTCGCTCAAGATATCCCAGCCATCTTGCAAATGTTGAAAGATGGTTCAGATCATGCTAATAAAATTGCCGAAGCGACAATGAAAGAAGTTCGTCAAGCGATCGGGGTGAACTATTTTGCTGGTTTGAAATGA